From Leptolyngbya sp. KIOST-1, one genomic window encodes:
- a CDS encoding response regulator transcription factor — protein sequence MLILIVEDEAEIARLIRLYLEKEGFTCEVCEDGETALRYQQTLQPDLIILDVMLPRLDGLEVCTRIRQGPGAKDPYILMLTARGEEIDRIIGLSTGADDYLVKPFSPRELVARVRALLRRSLRHSQETPTQTYRTAHFSLDLDQRIAHRQSSTSGPDLLDLTPLEFDLLATFMSYPGRVWSRQHLIEKLWGEDFFGDERVVDTHIARLRKKIEPDSSQPTFVKTVTGVGYRFEDEAS from the coding sequence GTGCTGATTCTCATTGTTGAAGACGAAGCCGAAATTGCCCGCCTGATTCGGCTCTATTTAGAAAAAGAAGGCTTTACCTGCGAAGTCTGTGAAGACGGCGAGACGGCCCTGCGCTACCAGCAGACCCTCCAGCCCGATCTGATCATTCTAGACGTGATGTTGCCCCGGCTCGATGGGCTGGAGGTCTGCACCCGCATTCGCCAGGGGCCAGGGGCCAAGGACCCCTACATCCTCATGCTCACGGCTCGGGGCGAAGAGATCGATCGCATCATTGGTCTGTCCACCGGGGCCGACGACTACCTGGTCAAGCCCTTCAGCCCCCGCGAGCTGGTCGCCCGGGTGCGCGCCCTGCTGCGCCGCAGCCTGCGCCACAGCCAGGAGACTCCCACCCAGACCTACCGCACCGCCCACTTCAGCCTTGACCTCGACCAGCGCATTGCCCACCGCCAGAGCAGTACCAGCGGCCCAGACCTGCTCGACCTGACCCCCCTTGAGTTTGACCTGCTGGCCACCTTCATGAGCTACCCAGGCCGGGTCTGGAGCCGCCAGCACCTGATCGAAAAACTCTGGGGCGAAGACTTTTTTGGCGACGAGCGGGTGGTCGATACCCACATTGCCCGACTGCGCAAAAAAATCGAGCCCGACTCGTCCCAGCCCACCTTCGTCAAAACCGTGACCGGCGTGGGCTACCGGTTCGAGGATGAGGCCAGCTAG
- a CDS encoding RNA methyltransferase encodes MALWQLDRIRIVLVEPAGPLNVGAAARVMKNMGLRHLVVVNPQCDLGGEEARRMAVHGADVLAAAQVVTSLPEALAGCERAIATTGRLHRQDQPLEPPEVALPWLLAPDPQASFAAALLFGPEDRGLSNDELVYAQRWVRIPASDSYPSLNLAQAVAVCSYLLHRQALTTALEQTFPAQPPDAAVAPLAPLDQMEGFYRDLEIVLLKIGYLYPHTAASRMAKLRRLLHRAGPNSKELAMLRGILRQVNWAIDRGSRQD; translated from the coding sequence ATGGCCCTCTGGCAGCTCGATCGCATTCGCATTGTCTTAGTTGAACCAGCGGGTCCACTGAACGTGGGTGCGGCGGCGCGGGTGATGAAAAACATGGGGCTGCGCCACCTGGTAGTGGTCAATCCCCAGTGCGATCTGGGAGGCGAGGAGGCGCGGCGAATGGCGGTGCACGGCGCCGATGTGCTGGCGGCGGCGCAGGTGGTGACCAGCCTGCCGGAGGCGCTGGCGGGGTGTGAGCGGGCGATCGCCACCACCGGTCGGCTCCATCGCCAGGACCAGCCCCTGGAACCGCCGGAGGTGGCCCTGCCCTGGCTGCTGGCCCCAGATCCCCAGGCCAGCTTTGCCGCAGCCCTCCTGTTTGGCCCCGAAGATCGCGGCCTGAGCAACGACGAACTGGTCTACGCTCAGCGCTGGGTGCGCATTCCCGCCAGCGACAGCTACCCGTCTTTAAATTTGGCCCAGGCGGTGGCGGTGTGCAGCTACTTACTCCATCGCCAGGCCCTGACAACGGCGCTGGAGCAGACTTTCCCAGCCCAGCCCCCAGACGCAGCGGTGGCTCCCCTGGCACCGCTCGACCAGATGGAGGGGTTTTATCGAGATTTAGAAATCGTTTTGCTGAAAATCGGTTATCTTTACCCCCATACCGCCGCCAGCCGGATGGCAAAACTGCGGCGACTGCTGCACAGAGCTGGGCCAAATTCTAAAGAGTTGGCTATGCTTAGGGGCATTCTGCGGCAGGTGAACTGGGCGATAGATCGCGGCTCTAGGCAAGACTAG
- a CDS encoding serine hydrolase, whose protein sequence is MAQYDDSRNPFSAASGRPEVNSPWGESAPGNAAGRGGLQLPGEAGNGWGGETAPPPSPEARRRNQWRQFQHLTPDFGVASPPPEPVVRPAPRNASLPTFNRGAAPLPQQGSQRAAQVAPQPPLNSPQHPRPNRPAGPPPPSQPGVMPLQMHPHSLHPTALNPGDPRPIPGQGEGARGPIPSNVTPLRPLQRRGAKPMPQRPAPRRPQSDLSGGGMADNAPAPELGALPEGAQPTRRSRVAKAQRRLANPPLPLLYLIRLVILGVGVAAIAGTLLSVLSPSNVASPGSPSPAAQSTARAAGTLVQGSGETVADLRLTSELPRLSGELGQLATLTPGLTPVAFAVDLDSGQYVDLNGAEPVAAASTIKVPILVAFLQQVDAGTLALNQSLMLQEEHLAGGSGTMRGEAVGTEYTALEVATRMIVASDNTATNMMIAALGGTAALNQTFTGWGLEHTLLRNPLPDLDGTNTTSAKDLALIMALIDQGGLLTPRSRDRLFSIMQRTENISLIPSGIGDKSLTAHKTGDIGSLLGDVALVDVPNGKRYTLALLVQRPTNDGRASELIRRMTEVVHTEMAQPVAPVGNPTLAPMGTSPEAESPYTLEEPSSVEPINVNPSQRVPARDEIPPG, encoded by the coding sequence ATGGCACAGTACGACGATTCTCGCAATCCATTTTCAGCTGCCTCGGGCCGACCTGAGGTGAATTCCCCCTGGGGGGAGTCGGCCCCAGGTAATGCGGCTGGGCGCGGTGGTCTTCAGCTGCCGGGGGAAGCGGGCAATGGCTGGGGTGGTGAGACAGCCCCTCCTCCGTCCCCCGAGGCGCGGCGGCGCAACCAGTGGCGACAGTTTCAGCACCTGACCCCCGATTTTGGCGTGGCGTCTCCGCCGCCAGAGCCGGTGGTGCGACCGGCCCCGCGCAATGCCTCTCTGCCCACATTTAATCGAGGGGCCGCCCCGCTGCCTCAGCAGGGGTCTCAGAGAGCCGCCCAGGTGGCGCCCCAGCCCCCCCTAAACTCCCCCCAACATCCCCGACCTAATCGCCCGGCTGGGCCGCCGCCGCCCAGCCAGCCAGGGGTGATGCCATTGCAAATGCATCCCCACAGCCTTCACCCTACCGCCCTCAACCCTGGCGATCCTCGTCCGATCCCAGGGCAGGGCGAGGGGGCTCGCGGCCCAATTCCATCCAATGTCACCCCCCTGCGACCCCTGCAACGACGCGGGGCAAAACCGATGCCCCAGCGGCCGGCCCCGCGACGGCCCCAGTCTGACCTGTCGGGCGGAGGGATGGCCGACAACGCTCCAGCGCCGGAGTTGGGAGCCCTGCCCGAGGGGGCACAGCCAACGCGCCGATCGCGGGTAGCTAAGGCCCAGCGCCGACTGGCCAACCCGCCCCTGCCCCTGCTCTACCTGATTCGGCTGGTGATTCTGGGCGTTGGGGTGGCGGCGATCGCGGGCACCCTGCTGTCGGTGCTCAGCCCCAGCAATGTGGCCTCCCCCGGCAGTCCTTCCCCCGCCGCCCAAAGCACCGCCAGGGCAGCGGGCACCCTGGTGCAGGGCAGCGGAGAGACCGTAGCCGATCTGAGGCTGACCAGCGAACTGCCCCGCCTCAGCGGTGAACTGGGGCAGTTAGCCACCCTCACCCCTGGCCTCACCCCCGTGGCCTTTGCCGTCGACCTGGACTCCGGCCAGTACGTCGATCTGAACGGGGCGGAACCGGTGGCGGCGGCCAGCACCATCAAAGTCCCGATTTTGGTGGCGTTTTTGCAGCAGGTGGATGCGGGCACCCTGGCCCTCAACCAGTCGCTGATGCTGCAGGAGGAGCACCTGGCGGGCGGCTCAGGCACCATGCGCGGCGAGGCCGTGGGCACGGAGTACACCGCTCTGGAAGTGGCCACTCGCATGATTGTAGCCAGCGACAACACCGCTACCAACATGATGATTGCGGCCCTGGGCGGCACTGCGGCGCTCAACCAGACCTTCACCGGGTGGGGGCTGGAGCACACCCTGCTGCGCAACCCCCTGCCCGACCTGGATGGGACCAATACCACCAGCGCCAAAGACCTGGCCCTGATCATGGCCCTGATCGATCAGGGCGGGCTGCTGACGCCGCGATCGCGCGATCGCCTGTTTAGCATCATGCAGCGCACCGAAAACATCAGTCTGATTCCCTCCGGCATTGGCGACAAATCGCTCACGGCCCACAAGACCGGCGATATCGGCAGCCTGCTGGGGGACGTGGCCCTGGTCGACGTGCCCAACGGCAAGCGTTACACCCTGGCCCTGCTAGTGCAGCGCCCCACCAACGACGGTCGCGCCAGCGAGCTGATTCGCCGCATGACCGAAGTCGTGCACACGGAGATGGCCCAGCCCGTAGCTCCCGTGGGCAATCCTACCCTCGCCCCCATGGGCACCTCCCCCGAGGCCGAAAGCCCCTACACCCTGGAGGAACCCAGTAGCGTGGAGCCAATCAACGTAAATCCGTCCCAACGGGTTCCCGCCCGTGATGAAATTCCGCCGGGCTAG
- a CDS encoding SH3 domain-containing protein translates to MKSSRWLLWVGLVLVLGGCNRGGNSDPSAAVEPPGEENGIEAAAGAETVDAGGFRSTAISPTRTAQLITQSEGARINLRSQPTTQATAQGQGQGGDVVTLLRLAEGEGGFSWYYVKFVQSEAEGWVRGDFVDISGQTASAAPVAEMASAPGTAPDIGTGPCGSNYRPEAFFETKSFTIHLCQTPQGLSYIGINKTNNETLSTADVRQVQGTYIAINGNYQYHINNDTLAVYQITSGSYNQLENQEVVRHERFMY, encoded by the coding sequence ATGAAGTCGTCCAGGTGGCTGCTGTGGGTTGGGTTGGTGCTGGTGTTGGGGGGCTGCAATCGCGGCGGTAATTCTGATCCGTCCGCAGCGGTTGAACCGCCGGGCGAGGAGAACGGGATCGAAGCTGCCGCTGGTGCTGAGACTGTGGACGCTGGCGGCTTTCGCTCAACGGCTATTAGTCCTACCCGCACCGCTCAGCTGATCACACAGTCGGAGGGGGCGCGGATCAACCTGCGATCGCAGCCTACGACCCAGGCAACGGCCCAGGGCCAGGGCCAGGGCGGGGACGTCGTCACCCTGCTGCGGCTGGCCGAGGGCGAAGGGGGTTTTAGCTGGTACTACGTCAAGTTTGTTCAGTCGGAGGCGGAGGGCTGGGTGCGCGGCGACTTTGTTGACATCAGCGGGCAGACCGCCAGTGCGGCCCCCGTCGCAGAAATGGCCTCCGCCCCCGGCACAGCCCCTGACATCGGCACCGGTCCCTGCGGCAGCAACTATCGTCCCGAAGCTTTCTTCGAAACCAAGTCTTTCACCATTCACCTGTGCCAGACCCCCCAGGGGCTGAGCTACATCGGCATCAACAAGACCAACAATGAAACCCTGAGCACAGCCGACGTGCGCCAGGTGCAGGGGACTTACATTGCCATCAACGGTAACTACCAGTACCACATCAACAACGACACGCTGGCGGTGTATCAAATCACCAGCGGCAGCTACAACCAGCTGGAGAACCAGGAGGTGGTTCGTCACGAGCGGTTCATGTACTGA
- a CDS encoding class I SAM-dependent methyltransferase — translation MKGEGIGRLSDPSPWGAQLQAVARRYDQEFSGKAFDLPPEVEEMPVFQDWIAGTLTPRISTPFWEGVKPRKRDRCLDIGCGISFLIYPWREWEALFYGHEISPVACQALTSRGPQLNSKLFKGVTQAPAHRLEYEPHSFDMAIATGVSCYYPADYWATVLQQVKKVLKPGGWFLFDALNPEADLAEPWAILETYLGAEVYLEDLDRWPALVKAEGARVVSSRDYELFRLFKVKWDG, via the coding sequence ATGAAAGGCGAGGGAATTGGCCGCCTGAGTGATCCCTCCCCCTGGGGAGCGCAGCTTCAGGCCGTGGCCCGGCGCTACGACCAGGAATTTAGCGGCAAAGCCTTCGACTTGCCCCCGGAGGTGGAAGAGATGCCCGTCTTCCAGGACTGGATTGCGGGCACGCTGACGCCCCGGATCTCGACCCCGTTTTGGGAGGGGGTGAAACCCCGCAAGCGCGATCGCTGCCTCGACATTGGCTGCGGCATCAGTTTTTTGATCTACCCCTGGCGTGAGTGGGAGGCCCTGTTCTACGGCCATGAGATCAGCCCGGTGGCCTGTCAGGCGCTGACTTCCCGCGGCCCCCAGCTCAACTCCAAGCTGTTTAAGGGCGTGACCCAGGCCCCGGCCCACCGGCTGGAGTACGAGCCGCACTCGTTTGATATGGCGATCGCCACGGGGGTCAGCTGCTACTACCCCGCCGACTACTGGGCCACGGTGCTGCAGCAGGTGAAAAAAGTTCTCAAACCCGGCGGCTGGTTTCTGTTCGATGCCCTCAACCCCGAGGCCGATCTGGCCGAACCCTGGGCCATTCTCGAAACCTACCTGGGGGCCGAAGTCTACCTGGAGGACCTCGATCGCTGGCCGGCGCTGGTCAAAGCGGAGGGGGCGCGGGTGGTGTCGAGCCGGGATTATGAGCTGTTTCGACTGTTTAAGGTGAAGTGGGATGGGTAG
- a CDS encoding mannose-1-phosphate guanyltransferase has translation MRAVLMAGGSGTRLRPLTCDLPKPMVPILNRPIAEHIVNLLKRNGITEIIATLHYLPDVMRNYFGDGRDFGVQMTYAVEEDQPLGTAGCVKNIADLLNDTFLVISGDSVTDFDLKAAIQYHRQMGSKATLVLTRVPNPIEFGVVITDNEGRIQRFLEKPSTSEIFSDTVNTGTYILEPEVLDYLPANEESDFSKDLFPLLLEKGEPMFGYVADGYWCDVGHLEAYREAQYDALHRKVVIDYAYPETSSDVWIGDNTQIDSSVQIHPPVMIGNNCRIGARTVLEPGTVIGDNVTIGCDADLKRPIVWNGAIVGDETHLRACSIARGARVDRRSHVLEGAVIGPLSTVGEEAQISPGVRVWPSKQIESGATLNINLIWGNTAQRNLFGQRGVAGLANIDITPEFAVKLGAAYGSTLKPGSHVTVSRDQRSISRMVSRSLIAGLMSVGVNVQNLEATAIPVARSVLAQMGVAGGVHVRLHPDRPDYVLIEFFDEHGIDIPKGKEKKIEGAYFKEDLRRSPIHEIGTVTYPTGVVSTYTTAFEKHLNVEAVTNSQAKVVIDYLYAVSGAVLPQILGKFDCDAVVLNASLRQMALSNDEQEMMLGQLGQVVQSLRATFGAQVSANGEQLILVDEVGTRIRGEVLTALMAHMMLTTHPRGTLVVPVHTSGAIEHIARRHDGQVIRTKANPTALMEACQTNPNVVLGGSGEMGFIFPELHPGFDAMFCIAKLIELLTVQQRSLGQIWSELPRMAYRMQTLRCPWTVKGALMRYLVEENPPERLELIDGVKILGDSPDDWVLVLPDAGEPLVHIYGNSANREWLDCTLVKYQQHVQNFIEKEQGIKETMPL, from the coding sequence ATGCGAGCAGTTCTAATGGCAGGTGGTTCAGGAACGCGACTGCGACCACTGACCTGTGACTTGCCCAAGCCAATGGTGCCCATTCTCAATCGGCCCATTGCCGAACACATTGTCAACCTGCTGAAGCGCAACGGCATTACCGAGATCATTGCCACGCTCCACTACCTGCCCGACGTCATGCGGAACTATTTTGGCGATGGGCGCGACTTTGGCGTGCAGATGACCTATGCCGTGGAGGAGGACCAACCCCTGGGGACGGCGGGCTGCGTCAAAAATATTGCCGATCTGCTCAACGATACGTTTCTCGTCATCAGCGGCGACAGCGTCACCGACTTTGACCTCAAAGCCGCCATTCAGTACCACCGTCAGATGGGGTCTAAGGCGACCCTGGTGCTGACCCGAGTGCCGAACCCCATCGAGTTTGGGGTGGTGATTACCGACAACGAAGGGCGCATTCAGCGGTTTTTAGAGAAGCCCTCCACCAGCGAAATTTTTTCCGACACGGTCAACACCGGCACCTACATTCTCGAACCCGAGGTGCTGGACTACCTGCCCGCCAACGAAGAGTCTGACTTCTCCAAAGACCTGTTTCCGCTGCTGCTGGAGAAAGGCGAGCCCATGTTTGGCTACGTCGCCGACGGCTACTGGTGCGATGTGGGCCACCTGGAGGCCTACCGCGAGGCCCAGTACGACGCGCTGCACCGCAAAGTTGTGATCGATTATGCGTATCCTGAGACATCTTCAGACGTTTGGATCGGAGACAATACCCAGATAGATTCATCGGTTCAGATCCACCCGCCGGTGATGATCGGCAACAACTGCCGGATTGGCGCGCGCACCGTGCTCGAACCCGGTACGGTAATCGGCGACAACGTCACCATCGGCTGCGACGCCGACCTCAAACGACCGATCGTTTGGAATGGAGCCATTGTGGGGGATGAGACGCACCTGCGGGCGTGCAGCATCGCCCGGGGGGCACGGGTCGACCGTCGCTCTCACGTGCTGGAGGGAGCGGTGATTGGTCCTCTATCGACGGTCGGGGAGGAAGCCCAAATTAGCCCTGGCGTGCGGGTCTGGCCGAGCAAGCAAATTGAGTCAGGTGCAACGTTGAACATTAACCTCATCTGGGGCAATACCGCCCAGCGCAATCTGTTTGGCCAGCGGGGTGTAGCCGGACTGGCCAACATTGACATTACCCCCGAGTTTGCGGTCAAGCTGGGGGCGGCCTACGGGTCTACCCTTAAGCCGGGCTCCCACGTCACCGTGTCGCGGGACCAGCGCAGTATTTCGCGCATGGTGTCGCGATCGCTGATTGCGGGCCTGATGTCGGTCGGGGTCAACGTGCAGAACCTGGAGGCGACGGCGATTCCGGTCGCCCGCAGCGTACTGGCCCAGATGGGCGTGGCTGGGGGGGTCCACGTGCGGCTGCACCCCGATCGCCCCGACTACGTGCTGATTGAGTTCTTCGACGAGCACGGCATCGACATCCCCAAGGGTAAAGAGAAAAAGATTGAGGGGGCCTACTTCAAAGAAGACCTGAGGCGATCGCCCATCCACGAGATCGGCACCGTCACCTACCCCACCGGGGTGGTTTCCACCTACACCACCGCCTTTGAGAAACACCTCAATGTGGAGGCCGTAACCAACAGCCAGGCCAAGGTGGTGATCGACTACCTCTACGCCGTCTCCGGGGCGGTGCTGCCGCAAATTTTGGGCAAGTTCGACTGCGATGCGGTGGTGCTCAACGCCAGCCTGCGCCAGATGGCCCTCTCCAACGACGAGCAGGAGATGATGCTGGGACAGCTGGGCCAGGTGGTGCAGTCGCTGCGGGCCACCTTTGGGGCCCAGGTGTCGGCCAACGGGGAGCAGCTGATCCTGGTGGATGAGGTGGGCACCCGCATTCGCGGCGAAGTGCTGACCGCCCTGATGGCCCACATGATGCTGACCACCCACCCCCGCGGCACGCTGGTGGTGCCGGTGCACACCTCCGGGGCAATCGAGCACATCGCCCGCCGCCACGACGGCCAGGTGATTCGCACCAAGGCCAACCCCACCGCCCTGATGGAGGCCTGCCAGACCAACCCCAACGTGGTGCTGGGCGGCAGCGGCGAAATGGGCTTTATCTTCCCCGAGCTGCACCCTGGCTTCGACGCCATGTTCTGCATCGCCAAGCTGATCGAGCTGCTGACCGTGCAGCAGCGATCGCTGGGCCAGATCTGGTCCGAGCTGCCCCGGATGGCCTACCGCATGCAGACCCTGCGCTGCCCCTGGACGGTGAAGGGGGCGCTGATGCGCTACCTGGTGGAAGAAAACCCGCCGGAGCGCCTGGAGCTGATCGACGGTGTCAAGATTTTGGGCGACAGCCCCGACGACTGGGTACTGGTGCTGCCCGATGCCGGCGAGCCCCTGGTGCACATCTACGGCAACAGCGCCAACCGCGAATGGCTCGACTGCACCCTGGTCAAGTACCAGCAGCATGTGCAAAACTTCATCGAGAAGGAACAGGGGATCAAGGAGACCATGCCGCTATGA
- a CDS encoding single-stranded DNA-binding protein yields the protein MNNCLLMAEIVQSPQLRYTSDNQTPVAEFVVQFPGLKEGDPSSQMKVVGWGNLAQDIQAQYQAGQRVLLEGRLAMNVVDNPQGYKEKQVEMTVQRIYSVGDLNTAPMAPPAAAAPPAATPSPAASRPPAARPTPPPSTAEPAPSYDDIPF from the coding sequence ATGAACAATTGCCTGCTGATGGCCGAGATCGTGCAGTCGCCTCAGCTGCGCTACACCTCCGACAACCAGACGCCCGTGGCCGAATTTGTGGTCCAGTTTCCGGGCCTGAAGGAGGGCGACCCCTCCTCCCAGATGAAGGTGGTGGGCTGGGGCAACCTGGCCCAGGACATTCAGGCCCAGTACCAGGCGGGTCAGCGGGTACTGCTGGAGGGGCGTCTGGCCATGAACGTGGTCGACAATCCCCAGGGCTACAAAGAAAAGCAGGTCGAAATGACGGTGCAGCGCATCTACAGCGTTGGGGACCTGAACACCGCCCCTATGGCCCCCCCGGCCGCCGCGGCACCTCCGGCGGCCACCCCCAGTCCGGCGGCCTCTCGCCCGCCCGCTGCCCGGCCTACCCCACCCCCCAGCACCGCCGAACCCGCCCCCAGCTACGACGACATACCGTTCTGA
- a CDS encoding AI-2E family transporter encodes MKSSSWLRLLIFGVCLYILWRVRSVVLLVLTAVTFVIMLNRAVRRLQKRISSRSVAVLLVTSAVLLTAGALVVIIVPPVFEQLRDLVGLSSQLIDRVQGWLIYLSDVIPGFALEDLQNLGILLNQLQAMNWEMIFGRFFTWFSNTLTIALNLLLVTVLTVMMLSNPGAYRGLFIRLFPSSRRQQVSKVLDNCEEAIADWSIGILFNMTTIAFLSMIGLWILGVPLALTNGLLAGLLAFIPNLGPFLSALPPAAIALLESPWKAIAVIVLYIGIQQVESNLLTPLVMKKRVVPLPAVALMAQIMFAIFFGFLGLLLALPLTLILQQWLKEFWVRGVLDRH; translated from the coding sequence TTGAAATCCAGTTCGTGGTTGCGTCTGCTGATTTTTGGAGTCTGCCTCTACATTCTCTGGCGAGTGCGGAGCGTGGTGCTGCTGGTGTTAACGGCCGTCACGTTTGTGATTATGCTCAACCGAGCGGTCAGACGGCTGCAAAAGCGCATTTCCAGCCGCAGCGTCGCCGTCCTGCTGGTGACCAGCGCGGTACTGCTGACGGCAGGGGCGCTGGTTGTCATTATTGTGCCACCGGTTTTTGAGCAGCTGCGGGATTTGGTGGGACTGAGCAGTCAGCTAATCGATCGCGTGCAGGGCTGGCTGATCTACCTCAGCGATGTGATTCCCGGCTTTGCCCTGGAAGACCTCCAGAATCTGGGCATTCTCCTTAACCAGCTCCAGGCCATGAACTGGGAAATGATCTTTGGGCGTTTCTTCACCTGGTTTTCCAACACCCTGACCATTGCCCTCAATCTGCTGCTGGTGACGGTGCTCACGGTCATGATGCTGTCAAACCCCGGTGCCTATCGGGGGCTATTCATCCGGCTGTTTCCCTCGTCCCGGCGACAGCAGGTTAGCAAAGTGCTGGACAACTGCGAAGAGGCGATCGCGGACTGGTCGATTGGCATACTCTTCAATATGACGACCATCGCCTTTTTGAGCATGATCGGCCTCTGGATTCTGGGGGTTCCCCTGGCGTTGACCAACGGGCTGCTGGCTGGGCTGCTGGCCTTTATTCCCAACCTCGGCCCTTTCCTGAGCGCCCTGCCCCCCGCCGCGATCGCCCTGCTGGAGAGCCCCTGGAAAGCGATCGCGGTGATTGTCCTCTACATCGGGATTCAGCAGGTCGAAAGCAACCTGCTGACCCCGCTGGTGATGAAAAAGCGGGTCGTTCCGCTGCCGGCGGTGGCGCTGATGGCTCAGATCATGTTTGCGATATTTTTTGGTTTTTTGGGACTGCTGCTAGCCCTGCCGCTGACCCTGATTCTGCAGCAGTGGCTGAAGGAATTTTGGGTGAGAGGGGTTCTAGACCGCCATTAG
- a CDS encoding YqaE/Pmp3 family membrane protein produces MDILRIVAAIFLPPLGVFLQEGIGLQFWINILLTLLGYIPGIIHAVWIIVRR; encoded by the coding sequence ATGGACATTTTAAGAATTGTGGCAGCCATTTTCCTGCCCCCGCTGGGAGTTTTTCTGCAGGAGGGAATTGGTCTCCAGTTTTGGATCAATATTTTGCTAACGCTGCTGGGGTACATTCCCGGCATCATTCACGCCGTGTGGATCATCGTACGGCGATAG
- a CDS encoding phage holin family protein: MWSIFLSGLATALSLLVVDLIVPGVTISTLTAAAIAAAAVGLVNAFVKPFLQTLALPINTISFGAFSLVVNGLCLWLASLAVPGFYVSGILGFLLGPVVLSAVNTFLGTYLDKKAPVFMKEGSELNAGNSASQLPRSNAAPLNMKEGSELTTDSSSQV, from the coding sequence ATGTGGAGTATTTTTTTGTCCGGTCTCGCTACGGCCCTGAGTTTACTGGTCGTTGACTTGATTGTACCCGGAGTTACCATTAGTACCCTGACGGCGGCCGCGATCGCTGCAGCCGCTGTGGGACTCGTCAACGCCTTTGTAAAACCCTTTTTGCAGACCCTGGCGCTGCCGATTAACACCATTAGCTTTGGGGCATTCTCGCTGGTGGTCAACGGCCTCTGCCTGTGGCTGGCCTCCCTAGCTGTCCCCGGCTTCTATGTTTCGGGCATTTTGGGATTCCTGCTGGGGCCCGTCGTCCTCTCTGCGGTGAACACGTTCCTGGGCACCTACCTGGACAAAAAAGCCCCTGTGTTTATGAAGGAGGGGTCTGAACTCAATGCCGGGAATTCGGCGTCTCAACTGCCGCGCAGCAATGCCGCCCCCCTCAACATGAAAGAAGGGTCTGAACTGACGACCGACAGCAGTTCTCAGGTGTAG
- a CDS encoding phosphatase PAP2 family protein, which yields MARWVTLQAFRRGWYQFWQDSRRVPQKVWRRWAGTLALGLGVCALTTLALTIGVETYADRGLQAWDARMLPLLADRLPLNFSRSITWESPGNLLGMLPVVGVFVGIMVVRSRPLLAATMLAAYGLQFALVWIGWGYWNRDRPDLIADGVAASGLHSFPSGHAVVAITVYGLLGYLWGRASRSWAERLVITLLTSGWIGLIISSRLELGAHWPSDVIVGVGVGVLWLLAVIVALKRVEEAL from the coding sequence ATGGCGCGCTGGGTAACACTGCAAGCTTTCAGGCGGGGTTGGTATCAGTTTTGGCAGGATAGTCGTCGGGTACCGCAGAAGGTTTGGCGACGGTGGGCGGGCACCCTGGCCCTTGGCCTGGGGGTCTGTGCCTTGACCACCCTGGCTCTGACTATAGGGGTTGAAACCTATGCCGATCGGGGTTTACAGGCGTGGGATGCCCGCATGCTGCCCCTGCTGGCCGATCGCCTGCCGCTGAACTTTTCCCGGTCGATCACCTGGGAGTCACCGGGCAACTTGCTCGGCATGCTGCCGGTGGTCGGCGTGTTTGTCGGCATCATGGTGGTGCGATCGCGCCCCCTGCTGGCCGCCACCATGCTGGCCGCCTACGGGCTACAGTTTGCCCTGGTGTGGATTGGCTGGGGCTACTGGAACCGCGATCGCCCCGATCTAATCGCCGATGGAGTAGCGGCTTCGGGACTGCACTCCTTCCCGTCGGGGCACGCGGTGGTGGCGATCACGGTTTACGGGCTGCTGGGCTACCTCTGGGGTCGGGCCTCCCGCAGCTGGGCCGAACGGCTGGTGATCACCCTGCTCACCAGCGGCTGGATTGGCCTGATTATCAGCTCCCGCCTGGAGCTGGGGGCCCACTGGCCCAGCGATGTGATCGTCGGCGTGGGGGTCGGCGTGCTGTGGCTGCTCGCGGTGATTGTGGCCCTAAAACGAGTCGAGGAAGCCCTTTAG